One window of Mesorhizobium sp. WSM4904 genomic DNA carries:
- a CDS encoding FadR/GntR family transcriptional regulator → MSPEPDRKPFFAGKRLSPSRLADGVSDAIAAALFDGRIAPGEPLPAEGEIAREFGVSKPIAREALRQLTAAGLVFTQQGKVARAKALNGEPMDRIYAYAVRSSLKRLREANEMRRVIETGIARLAAERRAPAGLEAMRQALADMRTSLREPEGFTEADILFHLGMAMATDNSMIRIQMEGLRSVQRGVSELFSRRANRTDDDWRATIARHEAIYEAIKVGDAALAERCMLAHFDAADIASLEVADRLEEREQ, encoded by the coding sequence ATGAGCCCCGAACCCGATCGAAAGCCCTTCTTCGCCGGAAAGCGCCTCAGCCCGTCGCGACTGGCCGACGGCGTCTCCGATGCCATCGCCGCTGCCCTGTTCGACGGGCGCATCGCGCCGGGAGAGCCACTGCCGGCGGAAGGTGAGATCGCGCGGGAGTTCGGGGTGTCCAAGCCGATCGCGCGCGAAGCCCTGCGCCAGCTCACGGCGGCCGGACTGGTCTTCACGCAGCAGGGCAAGGTCGCGCGGGCAAAGGCCCTCAACGGCGAGCCGATGGACCGGATCTACGCCTATGCCGTCCGCTCCAGCCTCAAACGGCTCCGGGAAGCCAACGAGATGCGGCGGGTGATCGAGACCGGAATCGCCAGGCTGGCCGCGGAGCGCCGGGCGCCAGCCGGGCTGGAGGCCATGCGGCAGGCGCTTGCCGACATGCGGACTTCGTTGCGCGAGCCGGAAGGATTTACCGAGGCCGACATCCTCTTCCATCTCGGCATGGCAATGGCCACGGACAACTCCATGATCCGCATCCAGATGGAAGGATTGCGCTCGGTGCAGCGCGGGGTCTCGGAACTGTTTTCGCGCCGCGCCAACCGCACCGACGACGACTGGCGGGCAACCATCGCCCGGCACGAGGCGATCTACGAAGCGATAAAGGTCGGCGACGCGGCGCTGGCCGAGCGCTGCATGCTGGCCCATTTCGACGCCGCCGACATCGCCTCGCTCGAAGTCGCAGACAGGCTGGAGGAGCGGGAGCAGTGA
- a CDS encoding SDR family oxidoreductase produces the protein MTSDLLSLQGRRALVTGASSGIGRAVALALARHGAGVIVHHCGEAARARAVAEEIGGAISVMEADFTDTRATSAFADEVVARHGPIDILISNAAIERRLGWEDITPAHVEAHAAANFTALLTLAGRLVPLMSGRGWGRVVATGSVMACRPRAETAVYASLKAAQLTAVRAIARDVARHGVTMNVVSPGAIETEATAQRYSDAAFRKAVAAKIPAGRHGLPDDLVGAFVFLCSDAAGYITGADIPVDGGWTIGDAPGALPEASA, from the coding sequence GTGACCAGCGACCTGCTCTCGCTTCAAGGCAGACGCGCGCTGGTGACCGGCGCCAGTTCGGGTATAGGCCGTGCGGTGGCGCTCGCCCTGGCGCGCCATGGCGCAGGTGTCATCGTGCATCATTGCGGCGAGGCCGCGAGAGCTCGGGCGGTGGCGGAGGAAATCGGCGGCGCGATCTCGGTGATGGAAGCCGATTTCACCGACACGCGCGCCACATCGGCGTTTGCCGACGAGGTCGTTGCGCGCCATGGCCCCATCGACATCCTGATCTCGAACGCGGCAATCGAACGGCGCCTCGGCTGGGAAGACATAACGCCGGCGCATGTCGAAGCCCACGCGGCCGCGAACTTCACCGCCCTGCTGACGCTCGCCGGCAGGCTGGTGCCCTTGATGAGCGGACGCGGCTGGGGCCGTGTCGTGGCCACCGGCAGCGTCATGGCCTGCCGGCCACGGGCGGAGACAGCCGTATACGCCTCGCTCAAGGCGGCCCAGCTGACGGCCGTGCGCGCGATCGCGCGCGATGTCGCCCGCCACGGCGTGACGATGAACGTGGTGTCGCCGGGAGCGATCGAAACCGAAGCGACCGCCCAGCGATATAGCGACGCCGCCTTCCGGAAGGCTGTGGCGGCGAAGATTCCCGCCGGCCGGCACGGCCTGCCCGACGACCTGGTCGGTGCCTTCGTTTTCCTTTGCAGCGATGCCGCGGGCTACATCACCGGCGCCGACATTCCGGTCGACGGCGGCTGGACCATCGGCGATGCGCCGGGCGCCTTGCCGGAGGCATCGGCATGA
- a CDS encoding sugar ABC transporter substrate-binding protein, translated as MRLSIQIAASAFALWAMSAPALAQELRVTVWTGNAAQLKMLDGIADGFKAKHPGVSVKFETVPVADYTQKLTFQVAGGNAPDVAWMMEDAAPAFESAGLLMDIGPTLKATEGYDFGDFSQPAMALWQKGETVYGVPFSTSPFMIYFNKDMFDKAGIEDPLQLAAKGEWNMQKFQEVAKKLAEANPGKWGFEFKDGEGYASRMTHALLPSIRAYGGEFWSDGQCGFDKPKAVAAVQQLHDMVFKDKSIVPPGEQGDYFSGNSAMTVNQISRASKMPEAGFKWGIAPLPSGPAGEAPVIGQAALVVFDAGKNKDLSAQLVAYMTNKENVATMAQFFPPARKSALDSDAFVNSNKLIPAEQMKNVAAAIQHGRVHPAHEKMPQIQAAMAPRVDALWKADADVGQALKGVCAAIQPFL; from the coding sequence ATGAGACTTTCAATCCAAATCGCGGCGTCGGCCTTCGCCCTGTGGGCAATGTCCGCACCGGCCCTCGCGCAGGAACTCCGCGTCACCGTCTGGACGGGAAACGCGGCGCAACTGAAGATGCTCGACGGGATCGCCGACGGCTTCAAGGCCAAGCATCCCGGCGTCAGCGTCAAGTTCGAGACCGTGCCCGTCGCCGACTACACGCAAAAACTGACGTTCCAGGTCGCCGGCGGCAACGCGCCCGACGTCGCCTGGATGATGGAGGATGCGGCCCCGGCCTTCGAGAGCGCCGGCCTGCTCATGGATATCGGACCGACGCTCAAGGCGACCGAAGGCTATGATTTCGGCGACTTCTCGCAGCCGGCAATGGCGCTTTGGCAAAAGGGCGAGACCGTCTACGGCGTCCCCTTCTCGACGTCGCCATTCATGATCTATTTCAACAAGGACATGTTCGACAAAGCGGGTATCGAAGACCCGCTGCAGCTTGCCGCCAAAGGCGAATGGAACATGCAGAAATTCCAGGAAGTCGCCAAGAAGCTGGCTGAAGCCAATCCCGGTAAGTGGGGCTTCGAGTTCAAGGACGGCGAAGGCTACGCTTCGCGCATGACGCATGCCCTGCTTCCGTCGATCCGCGCCTATGGCGGCGAATTCTGGAGCGACGGACAATGCGGCTTCGACAAGCCCAAGGCGGTCGCCGCGGTGCAGCAGTTGCACGACATGGTCTTCAAGGACAAGTCCATCGTCCCGCCCGGCGAGCAGGGCGACTACTTCTCCGGCAATTCGGCGATGACGGTGAACCAGATCTCGCGCGCGTCGAAGATGCCGGAGGCGGGCTTCAAATGGGGGATCGCCCCCTTGCCGTCGGGTCCGGCCGGCGAGGCCCCGGTTATCGGCCAGGCGGCGCTCGTGGTGTTCGATGCCGGAAAGAACAAGGATCTGTCGGCGCAGCTCGTTGCCTATATGACCAACAAGGAGAATGTCGCGACGATGGCGCAGTTCTTTCCGCCGGCGCGCAAAAGCGCGTTGGACAGCGACGCGTTCGTCAACTCCAACAAGCTCATTCCGGCCGAGCAGATGAAGAATGTCGCCGCCGCGATCCAGCATGGGCGCGTCCATCCCGCGCATGAGAAGATGCCGCAGATCCAGGCGGCGATGGCGCCGCGCGTCGATGCGCTGTGGAAAGCCGACGCCGATGTCGGACAGGCGCTGAAAGGCGTTTGCGCCGCCATCCAGCCGTTCCTGTGA
- a CDS encoding sugar ABC transporter permease, translating into MMEGWLFVSPTLIGFLVFFLGPLLAVVYYSMTEWNLLTQQATFVGLRNFENALLENPDFWLVVRNSVIFAIGLVPLNMALALLLALALSRPFLGVVFFRTIFFAPVVTSAIAWAIVWKFMLQGEGGAVNQMLSWIGIDGPNWLRQPSWAMAAVIVTRVIKMVGLNMIIYIAALQSIPRDYEEAALLEGASRWQIFRMITWPMLAPTTLIIMVLTTIGSFKVFDHIYQMTGGGPENGTLVLAFYIYQQAFKFFNVGYASALALIMFVIVMILTLVQVMIRQRGAE; encoded by the coding sequence ATGATGGAGGGCTGGCTGTTCGTCAGCCCGACCCTGATCGGCTTTCTGGTGTTCTTCCTGGGGCCGTTGCTCGCGGTGGTCTACTATTCGATGACCGAATGGAACCTGCTCACCCAGCAGGCGACGTTCGTCGGACTGCGCAACTTCGAAAACGCGCTGCTGGAAAATCCCGATTTCTGGCTGGTGGTCCGCAATTCGGTGATTTTCGCCATCGGCCTGGTGCCTCTGAACATGGCCCTGGCGTTGCTGCTCGCGCTCGCCCTTTCCAGGCCGTTCCTTGGCGTCGTCTTCTTCCGCACGATCTTCTTCGCGCCAGTCGTCACGTCCGCGATCGCCTGGGCGATCGTGTGGAAATTCATGCTTCAGGGCGAAGGCGGAGCCGTCAACCAGATGCTCTCCTGGATCGGCATCGACGGTCCCAACTGGCTTCGGCAGCCCAGCTGGGCGATGGCCGCCGTGATCGTGACGCGCGTCATCAAGATGGTTGGGTTGAACATGATCATCTACATCGCCGCGCTGCAATCCATTCCCCGCGACTACGAGGAGGCTGCACTGCTGGAGGGCGCGTCGCGCTGGCAGATCTTTCGCATGATCACCTGGCCGATGCTGGCGCCGACGACCCTGATCATCATGGTGCTGACGACGATCGGGTCATTCAAGGTGTTCGACCACATCTACCAGATGACCGGCGGCGGTCCCGAGAACGGAACGCTCGTGCTCGCCTTCTACATCTACCAGCAGGCTTTCAAGTTCTTCAATGTCGGCTATGCGTCGGCGCTGGCGCTGATCATGTTCGTCATCGTCATGATCCTCACCCTCGTGCAGGTCATGATTCGCCAGAGGGGAGCGGAATGA